From the Fusobacterium ulcerans ATCC 49185 genome, the window TCCATCTTGCTTGATATATGTGTATGACAAAGTTCCATATGGTTCTAAGAATAAATTATTTCCAATATTATGTGAGTATCTTCCATTCAAATAGATGTCATATGTCAGGTCAGTATAATTATCAGAATATTTCATCACTGGTGTTCCTGTACTTGAAGCTGCATTGTTTACTGCCAGTCTGTCTACACCATAATCTCCATACTGGAACCCTGCTCCTGCTGTTACTTTTAGATTTCCTATATATTTCTTAGCATAAGCTCCCAGATACAGCGCACTTCCATCAACTTTAGAGCCATTAGACAAGTCAGATTTAAGTTTATTTCCTCCTATCACTACTCCTGAAGTAAGTGTATCTGACACTCCATACTCTCCAAGCATATATGCTCCAGTAATTTTTGTATCTGCCTCCATATCAGTACTTCCAATATCATAAGTATAGTAACCTTTTCCATAATATATATCTTTTGTTCCTCCATCTATATGAGTTAATCCTCCATATATCATCCATTTCCCTATATCTGCTTTGAATGAATTTTCTGTTACTATATCTCTGAACATTCCAGCAGATTTTCTTGATAACTCACTTGAATATGAATATGGATTTCCTGCGTAAATATTATTTAAGTAGCCTAAGAATGATGAGAAATTTTCATCAGTAGTCACATCAAAATTTCCTAATTCATTCACTGATCTTATTCCATGATATATTTTATTCAAATTTTCATAGCCATAAGTTGAACTATATAGTGGAAGATTATTCAATGCTGTAACTTCTACTTCATTATTGCTCCCAGCTACTCTTTTTACTGAATGGAATAATGATGTAGTCCCAAAAGTTACTTCTTCCTGAGATAATCCTTCATAATCTGTAACTAAGCTGTTGCCTAATTGAGTCTCTCCAAAACTTATTATACTGCTATTCCCTGCTCCATTAAGAGCTAACAATAGTTTTCCTCCATTAGATGAAATAAGAGTAGAAGGAGTTCCTGAGGATGTAGACTTATATAAAGCATGACCTATTATTTTATCTTTTCCACTTGAGCTGTTTATATTACTTGTATCTATTCTCAAAGTGAGTACTCCATTTGCTCCTATTGTTATATTCTCTGCTCCTGTTATTGTTAAATTTTCTAAATTTCCAGTAGTACCAACAGTCTTTTCAAATAGAGTTACATTTGTATTTATATTCATATTTTCAAAACCTGAGATATTATGTTGAATCTTTACCCCATCACTATTTGATGTTCTTGCTACTGGAGAATCAAAATTAAGAGTATCATTTCCAGTTCCTCCATCAAGAATTCCATTGATAATAGTTCCATTTCCTACTGTTACAGTATCATCTCCTCCACCCATATTTATATTTCCATTGATTATGGTATTTTGAGTTATACTTCCACTTGTGTAGTCAACAGTTCCAGATTGAAGTATCAGTGTATTATCATTACTGCTTCCTGTTACAGTATCACTTCCATCTATTCCACCACTTACTATTGTTCCTGATAAAGTAAGCTGACTACCTGCTCCACCAAAAATAATTGCTGTTCCATAAGCATTTACTATTGAGCCTATTATTTCATTATCTATTCCACTAACTTTATATGTATTTTTTAGAGCATTTAATATGGCATTTGATTCATTGCCATTAAATGAATCACTGCCATCTATAGCACTTTTATTTTTTATTGTCATCTTTCTTATTATTTCATTTCCATCAGCATACCCCATTATTATATTTTTTTCTCCATCTACACCAGCAGCTATAATTGGAATACCATTTAGATTTTTAATATCCAGTCCATAATTTTCTTTGCTTCCTGTTGTTCCACTTACAGTCATACTTCCTTTTGTTGCTAATATTCCATAATTTTTTAAAGAATCAATTGTCCCATTATTATTTACAGCATTCTCATCTCCATAAACAACTCCTGTATTTATTAGATTTTCTGTATTTTTAGTAGTAATTCCAGAGCTTGAGCTACCTATGGTTGTTCCTATTACTAAACCATTATTTATTAACTTTTCTATAATACCAGTGTTAGAAATTCCATATCCATACCATTCTTTAGCTGTTCCCATTAGTGAACCATTGTTTATTAACTTTTCTATAATGCCTGTGTTAGAAATTCCATAACCTGAACTTTTTTCAGCTGTTCCTACCAATAAACCCGTATTTGTTAACTCTGTTATAGCACCTGTATTATTAATTCCTATTCCAAAACTTTCTTCTGCTGTTCCTTTTATTAAACCATTATTTAGCAACTTTTCTATAATATCTGTGTTAGAAATTCCATAACCTGAACTTTTTTCAGCTGTTCCTATTATTAGCCCTTTATTTACCAGCTCTGTTATAGTACCATCATTAGAAACTCCATAACCATATCTTATTCCTGCTTTTCCTTTTATTAAACCATTATTTGTCAGCTCTCCTATAGTACCACTATTAGCAATTCCAGAACCAAAGCTTCCTGTAGTAGCTTCTCCTGTTATTGAACCATTATTTGTTAGTGTTGTTATAATATCATCATTAGAAATTCCATAACTACGATCTATTCCTGCTATTCCTGTTATTGATCCATTATTTATCAGCTCTGTTATAGTCCCATTATTAGCAATTCCAGAACCAAAGCTTTCTGTAGTTTCTCCTGTTATTGAACCATTATTTGTCAGTGTTGTTATAATATCATCATTAGAAATTCCTAAAGAGACATCTTTTGAAAATATTCCTGCTATTGAACCATTATTTATCAACTCTGTTACAA encodes:
- a CDS encoding autotransporter domain-containing protein; this translates as MIEKIMKAVKRSSKRRSVNITIGAVVGFLLSCSTIIGADQYLWIKEDNGIKFSADNGVTSVSLDPYSNKNIWNESVKIYINNMGLTGIDNGSGIEGYGLKLSGNLEKFKFINNSSIIGTSTKGFGYGIYNNGIVTELINNGSIAGIFSKDVSLGISNDDIITTLTNNGSITGETTESFGSGIANNGTITELINNGSITGIAGIDRSYGISNDDIITTLTNNGSITGEATTGSFGSGIANSGTIGELTNNGLIKGKAGIRYGYGVSNDGTITELVNKGLIIGTAEKSSGYGISNTDIIEKLLNNGLIKGTAEESFGIGINNTGAITELTNTGLLVGTAEKSSGYGISNTGIIEKLINNGSLMGTAKEWYGYGISNTGIIEKLINNGLVIGTTIGSSSSGITTKNTENLINTGVVYGDENAVNNNGTIDSLKNYGILATKGSMTVSGTTGSKENYGLDIKNLNGIPIIAAGVDGEKNIIMGYADGNEIIRKMTIKNKSAIDGSDSFNGNESNAILNALKNTYKVSGIDNEIIGSIVNAYGTAIIFGGAGSQLTLSGTIVSGGIDGSDTVTGSSNDNTLILQSGTVDYTSGSITQNTIINGNINMGGGDDTVTVGNGTIINGILDGGTGNDTLNFDSPVARTSNSDGVKIQHNISGFENMNINTNVTLFEKTVGTTGNLENLTITGAENITIGANGVLTLRIDTSNINSSSGKDKIIGHALYKSTSSGTPSTLISSNGGKLLLALNGAGNSSIISFGETQLGNSLVTDYEGLSQEEVTFGTTSLFHSVKRVAGSNNEVEVTALNNLPLYSSTYGYENLNKIYHGIRSVNELGNFDVTTDENFSSFLGYLNNIYAGNPYSYSSELSRKSAGMFRDIVTENSFKADIGKWMIYGGLTHIDGGTKDIYYGKGYYTYDIGSTDMEADTKITGAYMLGEYGVSDTLTSGVVIGGNKLKSDLSNGSKVDGSALYLGAYAKKYIGNLKVTAGAGFQYGDYGVDRLAVNNAASSTGTPVMKYSDNYTDLTYDIYLNGRYSHNIGNNLFLEPYGTLSYTYIKQDGTDEGSKTLAIETDSKSFDYTIGKVGVDLKKVIPYEKGKSTLSAGVSYTKILDGADEEHITGRFKGGSDFDILVARKNEHSIGLNAKYALELENGVLFDIKGSYVVERDSHNGTGKNKTKGEWIVGTGLGYKF